A genomic stretch from Sander vitreus isolate 19-12246 chromosome 17, sanVit1, whole genome shotgun sequence includes:
- the sertad2b gene encoding SERTA domain-containing protein 2b, with product MFGKGAKRKLDEDEEGLEGKTLEAPVAGGGIGLGPEGLSKVSYTLQRQTIFNISLMKLYSQRPLGEPSLERRVLINNMLRRIQDELKQEGSLRPLLLPPSPPPDDPMDEGYREAPPSFGVLSVAAAAQVSQPSALLMPVIIPPPSPHPMVPPNCQASQACSNRVEACPAPLEACLTPASLLEEDGGDSAFCTPSPPTPPLSPPPVQPPPLPSALLSQASPGVPVPASSNDSFPSALSDMELCPSTAITRTAAANTTTMTTSPAPTRLTQPSHLAAPSPVPRDCRTMGAKQEAAGVLLAEACCADLRPMDTLPTLPPVGLVDISSSSSSSSPSGFLSDLALDDVLFADIDTSMYDFDPCTTAGAVGAAAGGGLTKLPPVVTADDLLKSLASPYSSPAPQVSANQPFKIDLTELDHIMEVLVGS from the coding sequence ATGTTCGGTAAAGGTGCGAAGCGGAAGCTGGACGAGGATGAAGAGGGGCTGGAAGGCAAAACGCTGGAGGCGCCGGTGGCGGGAGGGGGAATAGGCCTCGGTCCGGAGGGCCTGTCCAAGGTGTCGTACACCCTGCAGCGGCAGACCATCTTTAACATCTCCCTGATGAAGCTGTACAGCCAGCGGCCGCTCGGCGAGCCCAGCCTGGAGCGCCGCGTTCTAATCAACAACATGCTGCGACGCATCCAGGACGAACTGAAGCAGGAAGGCTCCCTGCGGCCGCTGCTCTTGCCGCCCTCGCCGCCGCCCGACGACCCCATGGATGAGGGTTACCGTGAGGCGCCGCCCTCCTTTGGTGTTTTGTCAGTGGCAGCGGCAGCACAGGTATCCCAGCCTTCTGCGCTGTTGATGCCGGTGATCATTCCACCGCCTTCACCCCACCCAATGGTGCCTCCCAACTGCCAGGCATCCCAGGCCTGCTCAAACCGTGTGGAGGCCTGCCCCGCCCCTCTGGAAGCCTGCCTCACTCCAGCCTCTTTACTGGAGGAGGATGGTGGAGATTCAGCCTTTTGTACTCCATCCCCACCCACTCCTCCTCTGTCGCCTCCACCGGTGCAGCCTCCTCCGTTACCTTCGGCACTTCTGAGTCAGGCGTCCCCCGGGGTCCCTGTGCCTGCCTCGTCCAATGACAGTTTCCCCTCCGCTCTGAGTGACATGGAGTTGTGTCCTTCCACAGCCATAACAAGGACAGCAGCAGCTAATACTACGACCATGACTACCTCCCCAGCTCCCACCCGACTCACCCAGCCCTCCCACTTAGCAGCCCCCTCCCCAGTACCCAGAGACTGCAGGACCATGGGTGCTAAACAAGAGGCAGCTGGCGTCTTGCTAGCCGAAGCCTGCTGTGCCGATCTCCGGCCGATGGACACTTTGCCCACACTGCCCCCTGTTGGCCTAGTAGacatttcttcctcttcctcctcttcctctccctctgggTTTCTCTCAGACTTGGCACTGGACGACGTCCTGTTCGCCGACATCGACACGTCCATGTATGACTTTGATCCCTGTACCACAGCGGGGGCTGTGGGCGCGGCGGCAGGTGGTGGACTCACCAAACTTCCGCCGGTGGTGACGGCGGACGACCTTCTCAAATCGCTGGCGTCGCCATACAGCAGCCCTGCCCCCCAGGTTTCAGCCAATCAGCCTTTCAAAATAGATCTGACAGAACTGGACCACATCATGGAGGTGTTAGTGGGCTCGTGA